From a region of the Enterobacter sp. JBIWA008 genome:
- the rpoC gene encoding DNA-directed RNA polymerase subunit beta' — MKDLLKFLKAQTKTEEFDAIKIALASPDMIRSWSFGEVKKPETINYRTFKPERDGLFCARIFGPVKDYECLCGKYKRLKHRGVICEKCGVEVTQTKVRRERMGHIELASPTAHIWFLKSLPSRIGLLLDMPLRDIERVLYFESYVVIEGGMTNLERHQILTEEQYLDALEEFGDEFDAKMGAEAIQALLKSMDLEQECEQLREELNETNSETKRKKLTKRIKLLEAFVQSGNKPEWMILTVLPVLPPDLRPLVPLDGGRFATSDLNDLYRRVINRNNRLKRLLDLAAPDIIVRNEKRMLQEAVDALLDNGRRGRAITGSNKRPLKSLADMIKGKQGRFRQNLLGKRVDYSGRSVITVGPYLRLHQCGLPKKMALELFKPFIYGKLELRGLATTIKAAKKMVEREEAVVWDILDEVIREHPVLLNRAPTLHRLGIQAFEPVLIEGKAIQLHPLVCAAYNADFDGDQMAVHVPLTLEAQLEARALMMSTNNILSPANGEPIIVPSQDVVLGLYYMTRDCVNAKGEGMVLTGPKEAERIYRAGLASLHARVKVRITEYEKDENGEFVAKTSLKDTTVGRAILWMIVPKGLPFSIVNQALGKKAISKMLNTCYRILGLKPTVIFADQTMYTGFAYAARSGASVGIDDMVIPEKKHEIISEAEAEVAEIQEQFQSGLVTAGERYNKVIDIWAAANDRVSKAMMDNLQTETVINRDGVEEQQVSFNSIYMMADSGARGSAAQIRQLAGMRGLMAKPDGSIIETPITANFREGLNVLQYFISTHGARKGLADTALKTANSGYLTRRLVDVAQDLVVTEDDCGTLEGITMTPVIEGGDVKEPLRDRVLGRVTAEDILKPGTADILVPRNTLLHEHWCDLLEANSVDSVKVRSVVSCDTDFGVCAHCYGRDLARGHLINKGEAIGVIAAQSIGEPGTQLTMRTFHIGGAASRAAAESSIQVKNKGSIKLSNAKSVVNSAGKLVVTSRNTELKLIDEFGRTKESYKVPYGAVMAKGDGEQVAGGETVANWDPHTMPVITEVSGFIRFTDMIDGQTITRQTDELTGLSSLVVLDSAERTTGGKDLRPALKIVDAQGNDVLIPGTDMPAQYFLPGKAIVQLEDGIQIGAGDALARIPQESSGTKDITGGLPRVADLFEARRPKEPAILAEISGIISFGKETKGKRRLVITPVDGSEPYEEMIPKWRQLNVFEGERVERGDVVSDGPEAPHDILRLRGVHAVTRYITNEVQDVYRLQGVKINDKHIEVIVRQMLRKATIENAGSSEFLEGEQVEYSRVKIANRDLEANGKIGATFSRDLLGITKASLATESFISAASFQETTRVLTEAAVAGKRDELRGLKENVIVGRLIPAGTGYAYHQDRMRRRAAGELPAAPQVTAEDASASLAELLNAGLGGSDNE, encoded by the coding sequence GTGAAAGATTTATTAAAGTTTCTGAAAGCGCAGACTAAAACCGAAGAGTTTGATGCGATCAAAATTGCTCTGGCTTCGCCAGACATGATCCGTTCATGGTCTTTCGGTGAAGTTAAAAAGCCGGAAACCATCAACTACCGTACGTTCAAACCTGAGCGTGACGGCCTTTTCTGTGCGCGTATTTTCGGGCCAGTAAAAGATTACGAGTGCCTGTGCGGTAAGTACAAGCGCCTGAAACACCGTGGTGTGATCTGTGAGAAGTGCGGCGTTGAAGTGACCCAGACCAAAGTGCGTCGTGAGCGCATGGGCCACATCGAGCTGGCGTCTCCGACCGCTCATATCTGGTTCCTGAAATCTCTGCCGTCCCGTATCGGTCTGCTGCTGGATATGCCGCTGCGCGATATCGAACGTGTTCTGTACTTCGAATCTTATGTGGTTATCGAAGGCGGGATGACGAACCTGGAACGTCATCAGATCCTGACTGAAGAGCAGTATCTGGATGCGCTGGAAGAGTTCGGTGACGAATTCGACGCGAAGATGGGTGCGGAAGCTATTCAGGCTCTGCTGAAGAGTATGGATCTGGAGCAAGAGTGCGAGCAGCTGCGTGAAGAGCTGAACGAAACCAACTCCGAAACCAAACGTAAAAAGCTGACCAAGCGTATCAAACTGCTGGAAGCGTTCGTTCAGTCTGGTAACAAACCAGAGTGGATGATCCTGACCGTTCTGCCGGTTCTGCCGCCAGATCTGCGTCCACTGGTTCCGCTGGATGGTGGTCGTTTCGCAACGTCCGATCTGAACGATCTGTATCGTCGCGTTATCAACCGTAACAACCGTCTGAAACGTCTGCTGGATCTGGCTGCGCCGGACATCATCGTACGCAACGAAAAACGTATGCTGCAGGAAGCGGTAGATGCCCTGCTGGATAACGGTCGTCGCGGTCGTGCGATCACCGGTTCTAACAAACGTCCTCTGAAATCTTTGGCCGACATGATCAAAGGTAAACAGGGTCGTTTCCGTCAGAACCTGCTCGGCAAGCGTGTTGACTACTCCGGTCGTTCTGTAATCACCGTAGGTCCATACCTGCGTCTGCATCAGTGCGGTCTGCCGAAGAAAATGGCACTGGAGCTGTTCAAACCGTTCATCTACGGCAAGCTGGAACTGCGTGGCCTGGCCACCACGATCAAAGCCGCTAAGAAAATGGTTGAGCGTGAAGAAGCTGTCGTTTGGGATATCCTGGACGAAGTTATCCGCGAACACCCGGTACTGCTGAACCGTGCACCAACCCTGCACCGTTTGGGTATCCAGGCATTTGAGCCAGTCCTGATCGAAGGTAAAGCTATCCAGCTGCACCCGCTGGTTTGTGCGGCATATAACGCCGACTTCGATGGTGACCAGATGGCTGTTCACGTACCGCTGACGCTGGAAGCCCAGCTCGAAGCGCGTGCGCTGATGATGTCTACCAACAACATCCTGTCCCCAGCGAACGGTGAACCTATCATCGTTCCTTCTCAGGACGTTGTACTGGGTCTGTACTACATGACCCGTGACTGTGTTAACGCCAAAGGCGAAGGCATGGTGCTGACTGGCCCGAAAGAAGCTGAGCGTATTTATCGCGCTGGCCTGGCCTCTCTGCATGCGCGCGTTAAAGTGCGTATCACTGAATACGAAAAAGATGAAAACGGCGAATTCGTTGCGAAAACCAGCCTGAAAGACACGACCGTTGGCCGTGCCATTCTGTGGATGATCGTACCGAAAGGTCTGCCTTTCTCCATCGTCAACCAGGCGCTGGGCAAGAAAGCGATCTCCAAAATGCTGAACACCTGTTACCGCATTCTGGGTCTGAAGCCGACCGTTATCTTCGCTGACCAGACAATGTATACCGGCTTTGCTTATGCAGCGCGTTCAGGTGCATCTGTTGGTATCGATGACATGGTTATCCCAGAGAAGAAACACGAGATCATCTCTGAAGCGGAAGCCGAAGTTGCTGAGATCCAGGAGCAGTTCCAGTCTGGTCTGGTTACCGCGGGCGAACGCTATAACAAAGTTATCGATATCTGGGCAGCGGCGAACGATCGTGTATCCAAAGCGATGATGGATAACCTGCAGACCGAAACCGTAATTAACCGTGACGGCGTAGAAGAGCAGCAGGTTTCCTTCAACAGCATCTACATGATGGCCGACTCCGGTGCGCGTGGTTCTGCAGCACAGATTCGTCAGCTGGCAGGTATGCGTGGTCTGATGGCGAAGCCAGATGGTTCCATCATCGAAACGCCAATCACCGCGAACTTCCGTGAAGGTCTGAACGTACTCCAGTACTTCATCTCCACGCACGGTGCTCGTAAAGGTCTGGCGGATACCGCACTGAAAACAGCGAACTCCGGTTATCTGACGCGTCGTCTGGTTGACGTTGCGCAGGATCTGGTTGTGACCGAAGACGATTGTGGGACCCTCGAAGGTATCACCATGACCCCGGTTATTGAGGGTGGTGATGTTAAAGAGCCACTGCGCGATCGCGTTCTGGGTCGTGTGACCGCGGAAGACATTCTGAAGCCGGGTACTGCAGACATTCTGGTTCCACGTAACACGCTGCTGCACGAGCACTGGTGTGATCTGCTGGAAGCGAACTCTGTTGACTCTGTGAAAGTGCGTTCCGTTGTATCCTGTGACACCGACTTTGGTGTATGTGCGCACTGCTATGGTCGTGACCTGGCGCGTGGCCACCTCATCAACAAAGGTGAAGCAATCGGCGTTATCGCGGCACAGTCCATCGGTGAACCGGGTACACAGCTGACGATGCGTACGTTCCACATCGGTGGTGCGGCATCTCGTGCGGCTGCTGAATCCAGCATCCAGGTGAAAAACAAAGGTAGCATCAAGCTCAGCAACGCGAAGTCTGTTGTTAACTCCGCAGGCAAGCTGGTTGTGACCTCTCGTAACACCGAGCTGAAGCTGATCGACGAATTCGGTCGTACCAAAGAGAGCTATAAAGTGCCTTACGGTGCGGTTATGGCGAAGGGTGATGGCGAGCAGGTTGCCGGCGGTGAAACCGTTGCAAACTGGGATCCACACACCATGCCGGTTATCACCGAAGTAAGTGGTTTCATCCGCTTCACTGACATGATCGACGGCCAGACCATTACTCGTCAGACCGACGAACTGACCGGTCTGTCTTCTCTGGTGGTTCTGGATTCTGCTGAACGTACTACCGGTGGTAAAGATCTGCGTCCTGCACTGAAAATCGTTGATGCTCAGGGTAACGACGTTCTGATCCCTGGTACCGACATGCCTGCGCAGTACTTCCTGCCGGGTAAAGCGATCGTTCAGCTGGAAGATGGCATTCAGATCGGTGCGGGTGATGCTCTGGCGCGTATTCCACAGGAATCCAGCGGTACCAAGGACATCACCGGTGGTCTGCCACGCGTTGCGGACCTGTTCGAAGCACGTCGTCCGAAAGAGCCTGCAATCCTGGCTGAAATCAGCGGCATCATCTCCTTCGGTAAAGAGACCAAAGGGAAACGCCGTCTGGTTATCACTCCAGTAGATGGCAGCGAACCGTACGAAGAGATGATTCCGAAATGGCGTCAGCTCAACGTGTTCGAAGGTGAACGTGTAGAACGTGGTGACGTGGTTTCCGATGGTCCAGAAGCTCCGCACGACATTCTGCGTCTTCGTGGCGTACACGCGGTAACGCGTTACATCACCAACGAAGTGCAGGACGTTTACCGTCTGCAGGGCGTTAAGATTAACGATAAGCACATCGAAGTTATCGTTCGTCAGATGCTGCGTAAAGCAACCATCGAAAACGCAGGCAGCTCTGAGTTCCTGGAAGGCGAGCAGGTTGAATACTCACGCGTCAAGATCGCTAACCGCGATCTGGAAGCGAACGGCAAAATCGGTGCGACCTTCTCGCGCGATCTGCTGGGTATCACCAAAGCGTCTCTGGCAACCGAGTCCTTCATCTCTGCAGCATCGTTCCAGGAAACAACTCGTGTCCTGACCGAAGCAGCTGTTGCAGGTAAACGTGATGAACTGCGCGGTCTGAAAGAGAACGTTATCGTGGGTCGTCTGATCCCGGCCGGTACCGGTTATGCGTACCATCAGGATCGTATGCGTCGTCGTGCTGCGGGTGAACTGCCAGCTGCACCGCAGGTGACTGCTGAAGATGCATCCGCGAGCCTGGCAGAACTGCTGAACGCAGGTCTGGGCGGTTCCGACAACGAGTAG
- a CDS encoding PTS lactose/cellobiose transporter subunit IIA yields the protein MEDLETTIMELLVNAGAARSAALTALQMARKGEFGEAEKAMEESREYVKHAHTIQTQLIGLDEGTGKLPVNLITVHSQDHLMNAMVIQDLAGDMIELYRRLPLAN from the coding sequence ATGGAAGACTTAGAAACCACGATTATGGAACTGCTGGTCAACGCAGGCGCGGCGCGCAGTGCGGCCCTGACGGCGTTACAGATGGCGCGTAAAGGTGAGTTTGGCGAAGCAGAAAAAGCGATGGAAGAGTCGCGCGAATATGTGAAGCATGCACACACGATACAGACTCAGCTTATCGGTCTTGACGAAGGGACCGGGAAGCTTCCGGTTAATCTGATCACCGTCCATTCTCAGGATCACCTGATGAACGCGATGGTCATTCAGGATCTTGCGGGCGATATGATTGAGCTTTATCGTCGGCTGCCGCTGGCAAACTGA
- a CDS encoding PTS sugar transporter subunit IIB: MKNIVLCCAAGMSTSMLVQRMKDAAQKKGVEVTIKAVPVAEFKDNIATADIVLLGPQVKYEQAKLQAQAEPLGKKVAVIDMMDYGMMKGDAVLEKALKLLES, from the coding sequence ATGAAGAACATCGTTTTATGCTGTGCAGCGGGAATGTCAACCAGCATGCTGGTTCAACGTATGAAAGACGCCGCGCAGAAAAAAGGGGTTGAAGTCACCATTAAAGCCGTTCCGGTTGCGGAGTTTAAAGACAACATCGCGACGGCCGACATCGTATTGCTGGGGCCACAGGTTAAATACGAGCAGGCCAAACTCCAGGCACAGGCCGAGCCGCTGGGTAAAAAGGTCGCGGTGATCGACATGATGGATTACGGCATGATGAAAGGCGATGCCGTACTGGAAAAAGCGCTCAAACTTCTGGAGTCATAA